A single genomic interval of Pontibacter deserti harbors:
- a CDS encoding GNAT family N-acetyltransferase encodes MSAIAIREITTLDEMLKQHPLIQQLNPTMAADKYAQLLRQMLPNGYRMVGVFDAAVCVGLSGFWINTKLYSGKYLEIDNFIVDAAYRSQQLGKRLADWLYNEAEKEGCQTIMLDAYTSNHGAHKFYFREGFHIKSYHFYKSL; translated from the coding sequence ATGTCGGCCATAGCTATAAGAGAAATTACCACCCTTGATGAAATGCTGAAGCAGCACCCGCTCATTCAGCAACTTAACCCTACTATGGCCGCTGATAAGTATGCACAGCTGCTCCGGCAGATGCTGCCAAATGGCTATCGAATGGTAGGTGTGTTTGATGCTGCTGTTTGTGTCGGATTATCCGGCTTTTGGATTAATACTAAGCTGTATAGTGGCAAATATCTTGAAATTGATAATTTTATAGTTGATGCGGCTTACAGATCGCAACAATTGGGCAAGCGCTTAGCCGACTGGTTATATAATGAAGCTGAGAAGGAGGGATGCCAGACTATAATGCTTGATGCTTATACATCTAACCACGGAGCACATAAATTCTACTTCCGGGAAGGCTTTCATATCAAAAGCTATCACTTTTATAAATCATTATAA